A region from the Xanthocytophaga agilis genome encodes:
- a CDS encoding lysophospholipid acyltransferase family protein — protein MMRFIARLYFWLIGWKVKNEVPSTLKKYVMIGLPHTSNWDFPIAMAALLILRLKTNYLAKKELFRFPLGIIMRAFGGIPVDRSKHGGLVDAMIDELNKHDEMILLIPPEGTRKYVKDWKTGFYRVAMGANVPIVLAYLDYGRKTTGLKAVFYPTGDYEKDVEAMKSYYKGMKGKYPKYQNV, from the coding sequence ATGATGCGTTTTATAGCCCGGCTGTATTTCTGGCTTATAGGCTGGAAAGTGAAGAATGAAGTTCCATCAACATTGAAGAAATATGTAATGATAGGTTTGCCACATACCAGCAACTGGGACTTTCCTATTGCTATGGCAGCATTACTTATTCTTCGTCTCAAGACAAACTATCTTGCCAAAAAAGAACTGTTTCGGTTTCCTCTTGGTATTATTATGCGCGCCTTTGGTGGAATTCCTGTAGATCGTTCCAAACATGGAGGTTTAGTAGATGCCATGATTGACGAGCTTAACAAGCATGATGAAATGATTTTATTAATACCGCCAGAAGGAACCAGAAAATATGTCAAAGACTGGAAAACAGGCTTTTACAGAGTAGCAATGGGGGCTAATGTACCTATAGTACTGGCTTATCTTGATTATGGTCGAAAAACAACCGGACTAAAGGCTGTTTTTTATCCAACCGGTGACTATGAAAAAGATGTAGAAGCAATGAAGTCTTACTATAAAGGCATGAAAGGAAAATATCCTAAGTATCAGAATGTATGA
- a CDS encoding patatin-like phospholipase family protein, with protein sequence MEIGLALSGGGARGFAHVGVLQALLEEGFVPTKLSGASAGSIVCALYANGYLPKDIMDIFQRAKIRSVFSLSTQLTGFLKLGKIEKFLETYLPHNSFEQLNIPLTINATEIQTGEIVYFNSGPLIQPILASSCIPVLFEPLRVGNKLLVDGGILNNLPVEPLLNQCDFIVGVHSNPCGNTLPIINMRTVMERSLLLAIQNNIQDRILRCDYFIEPPELCRFTTLDASKAQELFSIGYKYTKEIAPQLKNLYEEKQKGKEIGHLKQ encoded by the coding sequence ATGGAAATAGGTTTGGCATTGTCTGGAGGAGGTGCAAGAGGATTTGCACATGTTGGTGTACTTCAGGCGTTATTGGAAGAAGGCTTTGTTCCAACAAAGCTGTCGGGAGCAAGTGCAGGGAGTATTGTATGTGCTTTATATGCTAATGGCTACCTGCCCAAAGATATTATGGATATTTTTCAGAGAGCAAAGATTCGTTCAGTATTTAGTCTCTCAACACAATTAACCGGTTTTCTGAAACTAGGGAAAATAGAAAAATTTCTGGAAACATATCTCCCCCATAATTCATTTGAACAACTCAACATTCCACTAACGATTAATGCTACCGAGATACAGACCGGCGAAATTGTTTACTTCAATTCCGGACCTCTGATCCAACCTATTCTGGCTTCCAGTTGTATACCCGTTTTATTTGAGCCACTTCGTGTTGGCAATAAGTTGCTGGTAGACGGGGGTATACTCAATAATCTGCCCGTAGAACCTCTGCTCAATCAATGCGATTTTATAGTGGGTGTACATAGTAACCCATGTGGAAACACCTTACCAATAATTAACATGCGTACAGTTATGGAACGCAGCTTATTATTAGCTATCCAAAATAATATCCAAGATAGAATCCTGCGCTGTGACTATTTCATCGAACCACCAGAACTTTGTCGGTTTACAACACTAGATGCCAGCAAAGCCCAAGAACTCTTTTCGATTGGATATAAATACACAAAAGAAATAGCCCCGCAATTGAAAAACCTGTATGAAGAAAAACAAAAGGGAAAGGAAATAGGGCACTTGAAACAATAA
- the rpmF gene encoding 50S ribosomal protein L32, with protein sequence MAHPKRKISKTRRDKRRTHDVATPKAISICQSTETPHIRHRAYVVNGDLYYNGKVVIENYTAIA encoded by the coding sequence ATGGCACATCCTAAACGAAAGATTTCCAAAACCCGTCGGGACAAACGTCGTACGCATGACGTAGCTACACCTAAAGCTATCTCTATCTGCCAATCGACAGAAACTCCTCACATACGTCATCGTGCATACGTTGTAAACGGAGATCTATACTATAATGGCAAAGTAGTTATTGAAAACTACACTGCTATTGCTTAA
- a CDS encoding ABC transporter ATP-binding protein has protein sequence MIEVKNISKSYNTLQVLKGIDLVIRRKEVVSIVGASGAGKSTLLHIMGTLDKPDTGLVRINGQDVVNLRSSALADFRNQNIGFIFQFHNLLPEFTALENVCIPGYLSNKDAKKVQARATELLLMLGLKNRLDHTPSRMSGGEQQRTAVARALINSPLVVFADEPSGNLDSKNAQELHQLFFRLRDEIGQTFVIVTHNEDLANMADRKLEMKDGKILIPEVSN, from the coding sequence ATGATAGAGGTCAAAAATATCTCAAAGTCTTATAACACGTTACAAGTGTTGAAAGGAATAGACTTGGTTATTCGTCGCAAAGAAGTTGTTTCTATCGTAGGAGCTTCCGGAGCAGGTAAAAGTACTCTTCTGCATATTATGGGCACTCTTGATAAGCCTGATACAGGTCTTGTTCGTATTAATGGCCAGGATGTTGTAAATCTTCGCAGTTCAGCACTGGCAGATTTTAGAAATCAGAATATAGGTTTCATTTTTCAGTTCCACAATCTTCTTCCTGAATTTACAGCACTTGAAAATGTCTGTATACCAGGCTATTTAAGTAATAAGGACGCTAAAAAAGTACAGGCTCGGGCCACAGAATTATTGCTTATGCTGGGCCTTAAAAATCGTCTTGATCATACTCCGTCCCGTATGTCTGGTGGTGAACAACAACGTACAGCTGTTGCAAGAGCTCTTATTAATTCGCCTCTGGTAGTTTTTGCAGATGAACCAAGCGGCAATCTTGACTCCAAAAATGCACAGGAACTTCATCAACTCTTCTTCAGACTCAGAGATGAGATTGGTCAGACATTTGTGATTGTCACACACAATGAAGATCTAGCTAATATGGCCGATCGGAAACTAGAAATGAAAGACGGAAAAATCCTTATTCCTGAAGTATCAAACTAG
- a CDS encoding beta-ketoacyl-ACP synthase III: protein MTAIKAVITGIHGYVPDYVLTNAELEKMVDTNDEWITSRTGIKERRILKGENQGSSHMGAKAVEGLLKKTNTDPLDIDLIICCTTTPDFVFPATANLISDMVGAKKAFSYDVQAACSGFLFSMVTASQFIETGRYKKIIVVGADKMSSIVDYQDRTTCIIFGDGAGAVLIEPSTDPSYGLQDFVLKTDGSGVEYLVQKSGGSRRPPSIETVTNREHFIHQEGATVFKFAVKNMADVAAEVMERNHLTSDDIAWLCPHQANLRIISATSQRMGIGEDKVMINIHKYGNTTDATLPLALWDYEHLLKKGDNIIFAAFGGGFTWGAAYMKWAYDGSKFA from the coding sequence ATGACCGCCATTAAAGCTGTAATTACAGGTATCCATGGGTACGTACCTGACTATGTGTTGACCAATGCAGAACTGGAAAAGATGGTAGACACTAATGATGAATGGATCACTAGTCGCACAGGGATCAAGGAACGGAGAATTTTAAAAGGAGAAAATCAAGGCAGTTCACATATGGGGGCTAAGGCCGTAGAAGGACTACTAAAAAAGACAAATACAGATCCTCTGGATATTGATTTAATAATCTGTTGCACCACTACCCCTGACTTTGTTTTTCCAGCTACAGCTAACCTTATCTCTGATATGGTTGGGGCAAAAAAAGCATTTAGCTATGATGTGCAGGCTGCATGTTCAGGATTTTTATTCTCAATGGTGACAGCTTCTCAGTTTATTGAGACAGGACGTTACAAGAAGATTATTGTAGTAGGAGCGGATAAGATGTCATCTATTGTTGATTATCAGGATCGTACTACCTGTATTATTTTTGGTGATGGAGCTGGCGCCGTACTAATAGAACCTTCTACAGATCCTAGTTATGGTTTGCAGGATTTTGTACTCAAAACAGATGGATCTGGAGTGGAATATCTGGTTCAAAAATCAGGTGGAAGCCGTCGTCCACCCAGCATTGAAACAGTAACGAATCGGGAGCACTTTATTCATCAGGAAGGAGCTACGGTATTTAAGTTTGCTGTAAAAAATATGGCTGATGTTGCGGCAGAAGTAATGGAGCGTAATCATTTAACATCTGACGATATTGCTTGGTTATGTCCACATCAGGCAAACTTACGAATTATCAGCGCTACATCTCAACGCATGGGAATTGGGGAAGATAAAGTAATGATCAATATCCACAAGTATGGTAATACGACAGATGCTACATTACCATTGGCTTTATGGGATTATGAGCATCTTTTAAAGAAAGGTGATAATATTATTTTTGCAGCATTTGGGGGTGGTTTTACTTGGGGTGCCGCATATATGAAATGGGCGTATGACGGAAGTAAATTCGCTTAA
- the accB gene encoding acetyl-CoA carboxylase biotin carboxyl carrier protein: protein MKAKEIQDLIDFIAKSGLDEVNIETESFKLNVKRSSSLVTKAIETTSQQIFAPVATPIAPVVQTVATQPVVSIPAAEPVAASSNTVIVRSPMIGTFYRSSNPETPAFVEVGAEVKKGQVVCIIEAMKLFNEIESEVSGRIVKVLVENATPVEYDQPLFIVEPN, encoded by the coding sequence ATGAAAGCAAAAGAAATCCAAGATCTTATTGACTTTATTGCCAAATCCGGACTTGACGAGGTAAATATTGAAACAGAAAGCTTTAAATTAAATGTAAAACGTAGCAGTAGTCTTGTAACCAAGGCAATTGAAACAACCTCTCAGCAAATATTTGCTCCTGTTGCAACTCCAATTGCTCCTGTTGTTCAGACTGTAGCTACTCAGCCTGTAGTATCTATACCTGCAGCGGAACCTGTAGCTGCATCAAGCAATACTGTTATTGTTCGTTCTCCTATGATCGGAACATTCTACCGTTCATCTAATCCTGAAACACCTGCTTTTGTAGAAGTTGGGGCAGAAGTCAAAAAGGGTCAGGTAGTTTGCATTATTGAAGCAATGAAGCTGTTCAATGAGATCGAGAGTGAAGTATCAGGTCGTATTGTAAAAGTATTGGTAGAAAATGCTACTCCTGTTGAATATGATCAGCCTCTATTTATTGTAGAGCCAAACTAA
- a CDS encoding HIT family protein yields the protein MPTIFSRIIAGEIPCHKIAENEHCFAFLDISPVAEGHVLVVPKQETDYLFDLDNTIYTELMLFCKNLAPAIQQAIPCLRIGVTVIGLEVPHAHVHLIPLNSMNDMNFSKPKLQMSQEALAETAKRIHSFVK from the coding sequence ATGCCTACCATATTCTCCCGAATCATTGCTGGTGAAATCCCTTGTCACAAAATAGCAGAAAACGAACATTGCTTTGCCTTCCTTGATATTAGTCCGGTAGCAGAAGGACATGTATTGGTAGTACCAAAACAGGAGACTGACTATCTTTTTGATTTAGACAATACAATTTATACGGAATTAATGCTATTCTGTAAAAATCTGGCACCAGCTATTCAGCAAGCAATCCCCTGTCTGCGTATTGGGGTAACTGTTATAGGCCTTGAAGTTCCTCATGCCCATGTACATCTAATTCCGTTAAATTCCATGAATGACATGAATTTCAGCAAGCCAAAGTTACAGATGAGCCAAGAAGCGTTGGCAGAGACAGCCAAACGGATACATAGCTTTGTAAAATAG
- a CDS encoding DUF177 domain-containing protein, protein MFLNQKYIFTFAVLIFGGCPVKDLKDFDIDIIGLKDKAYTFDFKGNNSFFKLFENSLVENGVFKVELYLDKSATMIQLNFHITGSIELTCDRSLEQFDYPLDIEEKHILKFGEDDKELTDEIEIINRHTATINVAQYIYEFIVLAIPMKKIHPKFADQQYEENEEGLLVYRSKEEEETSEEKDEENIDPRWAALRKLNNN, encoded by the coding sequence ATGTTTCTAAATCAAAAATATATATTTACCTTTGCGGTTCTAATTTTTGGAGGGTGTCCCGTGAAAGATCTGAAAGACTTTGATATAGACATTATCGGCCTTAAAGATAAGGCCTATACATTTGATTTTAAGGGAAACAACAGTTTTTTCAAACTATTTGAAAATAGTCTGGTTGAGAATGGAGTATTTAAAGTGGAGTTGTACCTGGATAAGTCAGCAACAATGATTCAGCTGAACTTTCATATTACAGGTAGTATTGAGTTAACGTGTGATCGTTCATTAGAACAATTTGACTATCCTCTAGATATAGAGGAAAAGCATATTCTGAAGTTTGGAGAGGATGATAAGGAACTCACAGATGAGATTGAAATTATTAATCGTCATACAGCAACCATAAATGTAGCTCAATATATTTATGAGTTTATAGTTTTGGCGATCCCAATGAAAAAGATCCATCCTAAATTTGCAGATCAGCAATATGAAGAAAATGAGGAAGGCTTGTTAGTTTATAGATCTAAAGAGGAGGAGGAAACTTCAGAAGAGAAGGACGAAGAAAATATAGATCCGCGTTGGGCAGCATTGCGAAAATTGAATAATAATTAA
- a CDS encoding RMD1 family protein: protein MLKVEAFQVAEQINIKSFRAEFTGEPYLATNYEVFYVLEHGKYLYVLNYGVVVFVDHSEIEKSDLIRFLKNFCERPVREDFKEDLLVEVNSQKKLTFNYTSLIVPEINEHAVRVIMLNTAQSVALETYESLGDDILEGTKRFAEELEKAGKVKISPKNLLRFIGRTINVKNSIIDNLYVFNSPDVVWESEYLSKLDHGLREMFDINTRFRALDYELRVVQDNLELFTDLLQNRESTRLEWIVIGLIFVEVLNLIFGKIFGSGH, encoded by the coding sequence ATGCTGAAAGTTGAAGCATTTCAAGTTGCCGAACAAATCAATATTAAGTCATTTCGTGCTGAGTTTACAGGCGAACCTTACCTGGCTACTAACTATGAAGTGTTTTATGTTCTGGAACATGGAAAGTACTTATATGTACTCAACTATGGAGTAGTTGTATTTGTAGATCACTCAGAGATTGAAAAAAGCGATTTAATCCGGTTTTTAAAAAACTTCTGTGAACGCCCTGTTCGTGAAGACTTTAAAGAAGATTTATTAGTAGAGGTAAATTCACAAAAAAAACTCACATTTAATTATACCTCTCTCATAGTTCCCGAAATAAATGAGCATGCTGTACGAGTTATCATGTTAAATACAGCTCAATCTGTTGCTCTGGAAACATATGAATCTTTGGGGGATGATATTTTGGAAGGGACCAAAAGATTTGCAGAAGAATTGGAAAAGGCTGGCAAAGTAAAGATTTCTCCCAAGAACTTATTGCGTTTCATTGGCCGTACTATCAATGTAAAGAATAGTATTATAGACAATCTATATGTATTCAACTCACCAGATGTGGTCTGGGAAAGTGAATATTTATCCAAACTAGATCATGGATTACGGGAAATGTTTGATATCAACACGCGATTTCGGGCATTAGATTATGAACTTAGAGTAGTACAGGATAACCTGGAACTGTTTACAGACCTATTGCAAAACAGAGAAAGTACTCGATTGGAATGGATTGTAATTGGGTTGATCTTTGTAGAGGTATTAAACCTTATCTTTGGCAAGATCTTCGGAAGTGGGCACTAA
- a CDS encoding VOC family protein, whose product MKDSFLGLRTTIYKVNDIIKAKEWYSQVLGISPYFDESYYVGFNVGGYELGLQPEEQSSAFKSDNVVTYWGVSDIELSFYKLIAAGAVAYEQPEEVGEGIKTASVKDLWGNVVGIIENPHFVVQPHIS is encoded by the coding sequence ATGAAAGACAGTTTTCTTGGGCTCCGAACCACTATCTATAAAGTTAATGATATTATCAAAGCAAAAGAATGGTACTCACAGGTTTTAGGGATCTCTCCTTATTTTGATGAATCCTATTATGTTGGGTTTAATGTAGGTGGCTACGAATTAGGACTACAACCAGAAGAACAATCTTCCGCCTTTAAATCGGATAATGTTGTTACCTATTGGGGTGTCTCTGATATTGAGCTGTCTTTTTACAAACTTATTGCGGCAGGGGCAGTGGCTTATGAACAACCAGAAGAAGTTGGAGAAGGAATAAAAACTGCCTCTGTAAAGGATTTGTGGGGAAATGTTGTTGGCATTATTGAGAACCCTCACTTTGTAGTACAGCCACATATTAGCTGA
- a CDS encoding outer membrane beta-barrel protein has product MKKVLVSASLIVLGWFTQTNAQTKLHLGLTSAYNGTFVLDKGLSEDPRYSAKPTYNFAPIGFTAGVDFGRGFGLQLESIFSKQGQVFEIIDVAKQVIGQRNVDLSYIHLPLLLRSFGTGTARTRFNFMFGPQLSLLTNGKEIYDQYRAGTLQLPPGADAPTDPNTGEPVKVNSDGTYEYPATKQTIFSTEAKNAIERFKKTDVQIAFGIGADIDLGNNLYLSTQVRANYGFVDMRNEDLVNELKDKTAKQAINDLFGRRANLLVGVQLGLHWMFGGNRSSAGGNNGVPSR; this is encoded by the coding sequence ATGAAAAAAGTACTTGTTTCTGCCAGCCTGATTGTTTTAGGATGGTTCACCCAAACAAATGCCCAGACAAAATTACATTTGGGGCTCACCAGTGCATATAACGGAACATTTGTATTGGACAAAGGATTATCCGAAGATCCTCGTTATAGTGCGAAACCTACCTACAATTTTGCTCCTATTGGATTTACGGCAGGAGTAGACTTTGGAAGAGGATTTGGCTTACAATTAGAGTCTATCTTCTCAAAACAAGGACAGGTTTTTGAAATTATAGATGTGGCAAAACAAGTTATAGGACAACGAAATGTAGATTTGAGTTACATTCATTTACCTCTGTTGTTACGTTCCTTTGGTACTGGCACTGCCCGTACACGTTTCAACTTTATGTTTGGTCCTCAATTATCATTACTTACAAACGGTAAAGAGATCTATGATCAGTACAGAGCCGGAACGTTACAGTTACCTCCAGGCGCAGATGCTCCTACCGATCCAAATACGGGTGAACCGGTAAAAGTAAATTCAGATGGGACATATGAATACCCAGCTACCAAGCAAACTATATTTAGTACAGAAGCTAAGAATGCGATAGAAAGATTTAAGAAAACAGATGTCCAGATTGCATTTGGGATAGGTGCTGATATTGATCTTGGGAATAATCTATATCTATCTACACAGGTTCGGGCAAACTATGGCTTTGTAGATATGAGAAATGAAGATCTGGTAAATGAATTGAAGGATAAAACAGCTAAACAAGCTATTAATGATTTGTTTGGACGTAGAGCTAATTTACTTGTTGGTGTACAGTTAGGGTTGCATTGGATGTTTGGGGGGAACCGTTCTTCCGCAGGTGGAAATAACGGTGTTCCAAGTCGTTAA
- a CDS encoding acetyl-CoA carboxylase carboxyltransferase subunit alpha: MLLDFEKPIAELEAKLADMKQLAEGSDPEMQSAVKTLEQNILKLKRETYQNLTRWQRVQLSRHPDRPYTLDYIYSVTDQFIELHGDRTVSDDPAMVGGFGTIEGQTVMFIGQQKGRNTKQRQQRNFGMANPEGYRKALRLMKMAEKFGKPIITFIDTPGAFPGIEAEERGQGEAIARNLREMFMLKVPVICIIIGEGASGGALGIGIGDRVLMLENTWYSVISPESCSSILWRSWNYKEQAAEALKLTAEDMKQFGLVDGIIPEPLGGAHTDTTGMAQTIKQVITDTLKELGALSPQQRINQRIEKFGSMGVFKD; encoded by the coding sequence ATGCTGTTGGACTTTGAGAAACCTATAGCAGAACTTGAAGCAAAATTAGCTGATATGAAGCAGCTCGCAGAAGGTTCTGATCCTGAGATGCAATCAGCCGTTAAAACGCTGGAACAAAACATCTTGAAATTAAAAAGAGAAACCTATCAAAATCTGACGCGCTGGCAACGGGTACAGCTTTCTCGTCACCCTGATCGGCCTTATACCCTTGATTATATTTACTCTGTTACCGATCAGTTCATAGAATTGCATGGAGATCGTACTGTTTCGGATGATCCGGCAATGGTGGGCGGATTTGGTACTATAGAAGGGCAGACAGTAATGTTTATTGGTCAGCAGAAGGGACGTAATACCAAGCAGCGTCAACAACGTAATTTTGGTATGGCGAATCCGGAAGGCTATCGGAAGGCATTGCGTCTGATGAAAATGGCAGAAAAATTTGGTAAACCGATCATTACTTTTATAGATACTCCAGGCGCATTTCCAGGTATTGAGGCAGAAGAAAGAGGACAGGGTGAAGCTATTGCCCGTAATCTTCGTGAAATGTTTATGCTGAAAGTACCTGTAATCTGTATTATCATTGGAGAAGGTGCTTCGGGAGGAGCCTTGGGAATCGGTATAGGAGATCGGGTATTAATGCTGGAAAATACTTGGTACTCTGTTATCTCTCCAGAATCCTGTTCGTCAATTCTCTGGCGTAGCTGGAATTACAAAGAGCAAGCCGCTGAAGCCCTGAAGTTGACTGCAGAAGATATGAAGCAATTTGGTCTTGTAGATGGCATTATTCCAGAACCTCTCGGTGGTGCGCATACAGATACTACAGGTATGGCACAAACAATCAAGCAGGTTATTACTGATACACTGAAAGAGCTTGGTGCTTTAAGTCCACAACAGAGAATTAATCAGCGCATTGAAAAATTCGGTTCAATGGGTGTATTCAAAGATTAA
- the plsX gene encoding phosphate acyltransferase PlsX yields MKIAIDAMGGDFAPEAIVEGTLLAGEALPADVELILVGQEDVIQALLHVPAFSTSVVEVIHAPEIIAMAEHPTKALTQKTRSSIAIGFHLLKEGKVDAFCSAGNTGAMMVGSMFSVKPLEGILRPTIASFYPKQDGGHGVILDVGANADCKPEVLDQFAELGSVYAKSVLNIANPRVGLVNIGEEEQKGNLISQQAHQLLKVNKKINFIGNIEGRDLFTDKADVLICDGFTGNIILKMSESFYDIFHRRGIEDSFLSEFNYEAIGGSPILGVNGNVVIGHGISSPLAVKNMISLAVKMVESKVLTKIKQALENKSV; encoded by the coding sequence ATGAAAATTGCGATAGACGCAATGGGAGGTGATTTTGCCCCCGAAGCTATTGTCGAAGGTACATTATTAGCCGGTGAAGCCTTGCCCGCCGATGTTGAGTTAATTCTGGTAGGTCAGGAAGATGTAATTCAAGCTCTTTTACATGTGCCTGCCTTTTCTACTTCTGTTGTTGAAGTAATACATGCGCCTGAAATAATTGCTATGGCCGAACATCCGACCAAAGCACTTACTCAGAAAACACGATCTAGTATTGCCATTGGCTTTCATCTTTTGAAAGAAGGCAAGGTAGACGCATTTTGTAGCGCGGGTAATACAGGGGCAATGATGGTGGGATCTATGTTTAGCGTAAAGCCACTCGAAGGTATACTACGTCCTACTATAGCATCTTTTTATCCAAAACAGGATGGAGGACATGGTGTAATACTGGATGTTGGAGCCAATGCAGATTGTAAGCCTGAAGTGCTGGATCAATTTGCTGAACTGGGTAGTGTGTATGCTAAAAGTGTGTTAAACATTGCTAACCCTCGTGTAGGGCTGGTTAACATAGGAGAGGAAGAACAAAAAGGAAACCTGATCTCACAACAGGCTCATCAACTTCTTAAAGTAAATAAGAAGATTAACTTTATCGGCAATATTGAAGGACGGGATTTGTTTACAGACAAAGCAGATGTCCTAATATGTGATGGTTTTACCGGAAACATTATTCTTAAGATGTCAGAATCATTTTATGACATATTCCATCGCCGTGGAATTGAAGATTCCTTCTTAAGTGAATTCAATTATGAAGCGATTGGAGGAAGTCCGATTCTGGGAGTAAACGGAAATGTTGTTATTGGACACGGAATCTCATCCCCTCTTGCCGTGAAAAACATGATTTCACTTGCAGTTAAAATGGTGGAATCAAAAGTTCTTACAAAGATTAAACAAGCCTTGGAAAATAAATCTGTTTAA
- a CDS encoding Rrf2 family transcriptional regulator, which produces MLSKKAKYALKALFVLARDFGNDATLIAEIAEQERIPKKFLEAILLDLKNHGILFSRRGKTGGYGLLKSPDQITMGQVVRIIDGPLAWVPCARQNGYQPCDECNDVETCSIRITMRKVRDATADILDSTTLADCVRLEKEPLDWII; this is translated from the coding sequence ATGTTATCAAAGAAAGCTAAATACGCCCTTAAGGCGCTTTTTGTTCTTGCACGTGACTTTGGAAATGATGCAACCTTGATTGCTGAGATTGCTGAGCAAGAACGAATTCCTAAAAAGTTTCTGGAAGCAATTCTATTAGATCTAAAGAATCATGGTATTTTATTTAGTCGTAGAGGAAAGACGGGAGGATATGGATTATTAAAAAGTCCAGATCAGATTACAATGGGTCAGGTAGTACGTATCATAGATGGACCACTTGCCTGGGTTCCTTGTGCCAGACAGAATGGATACCAGCCTTGTGATGAATGTAATGATGTGGAAACTTGTTCTATTCGGATTACAATGCGTAAGGTGCGTGATGCCACTGCTGATATTCTGGACAGCACAACACTTGCAGATTGCGTACGTCTGGAAAAAGAGCCCTTGGACTGGATCATTTAA
- a CDS encoding MBL fold metallo-hydrolase, which yields MQVHVIDTGFFKLDGGAMYGVVPKSIWQKLNPSDENNLCSWAMRCLLIEDGKRLILVDTGLGNKQDAKFFSYYYLHGTASLLQSIQNAGFSPDEITDVILTHLHFDHVGGAVSCDTDKTKYFPTFKNARYWSTPRHWQWAIQPNPREKASFLKENILPLQESGQLHWIEEGQASPFANIDFLFVEGHTEAMLLPKIQIGNQTIVYMADLIPSTGHIALPYVMSYDVRPLLTMDEKATILDQAVEKDWILFFEHDPITECAVVQHTEKGIRIEKQGALIEWLALTNQ from the coding sequence ATGCAGGTTCATGTAATTGATACTGGCTTCTTTAAACTAGATGGAGGAGCAATGTATGGAGTTGTACCCAAAAGTATCTGGCAAAAACTTAATCCTTCTGATGAAAATAATTTGTGCAGTTGGGCAATGCGGTGTTTGTTAATTGAAGACGGCAAGCGTCTGATACTAGTTGATACTGGTTTGGGTAATAAACAGGATGCAAAATTTTTCAGCTATTATTATCTGCATGGTACTGCCAGCCTATTACAGTCTATACAGAATGCCGGATTTTCTCCAGATGAAATTACAGATGTTATTCTGACTCACTTGCACTTTGACCATGTAGGTGGAGCCGTAAGCTGTGATACAGATAAAACGAAATACTTTCCAACTTTTAAAAACGCCCGTTACTGGTCTACACCCAGACATTGGCAATGGGCAATACAACCTAATCCTAGGGAAAAAGCAAGTTTCTTGAAAGAGAATATTCTACCCTTACAGGAAAGTGGCCAATTGCATTGGATTGAAGAAGGGCAAGCTTCACCTTTTGCCAATATAGACTTTCTGTTTGTAGAAGGCCATACAGAAGCGATGTTATTACCTAAAATACAAATTGGTAATCAAACAATTGTGTATATGGCTGATCTCATTCCTTCCACAGGCCATATTGCGTTACCCTATGTAATGAGTTATGATGTAAGGCCCCTACTTACAATGGATGAAAAAGCAACAATTCTAGATCAGGCCGTGGAAAAGGACTGGATTTTATTCTTTGAACATGACCCTATCACAGAGTGTGCTGTTGTACAACATACAGAAAAAGGTATTCGGATAGAGAAACAAGGAGCACTTATAGAATGGCTTGCACTAACAAATCAGTAA